One Brassica napus cultivar Da-Ae chromosome C4, Da-Ae, whole genome shotgun sequence genomic region harbors:
- the LOC106393029 gene encoding U-box domain-containing protein 19-like: protein MADFLAGELIDGGTKEKVKPLVEIRILTKTSCFNRSRLVEAGVVESLMKLLRLGDRTIQENTMAAILNLSKGIAGKVRIGGSGGGLEMIVEVLNEGARAESRKHAAAAIFYLSSLGDYCRLIGEIPSSIPGLLRIVKGCDYGDSAKRNALIAIRNLLIRQSYNNWRVLVAGAVSVLLDLVRSGEVGDGVKANSIAILAKIAEYPDGMISVLRRGGLKLTVKILSLSTKQHCVVLLLNLCVNGGSDVVGALAKDPSIVGSLYMVLSNGDCGGGRKASALIKIIHEFQERKIEPGLERGRFVPAW from the exons ATGGCGGACTTTCTGGCCGGAGAATTGATCGACGGAGGCACAAAAGAGAAGGTAAAGCCATTAGTGGAGATCCGAATTCTCACAAAGACGAGTTGTTTCAACAGATCTCGTTTGGTGGAAGCTGGCGTTGTGGAATCGCTCATGAAGCTTCTCCGTTTGGGAGATCGGACGATTCAAGAGAACACCATGGCTGCGATTTTGAATCTTTCCAAAGGTATCGCCGGGAAAGTTCGAATCGGTGGAAGCGGCGGCGGATTGGAGATGATCGTGGAGGTTTTAAACGAAGGAGCCAGAGCAGAGAGTAGAAAACACGCAGCAGCTGCGATATTCTATCTCTCTTCTCTCGGAGATTACTGCAGATTGATAGGAGAGATCCCGAGTTCGATTCCAGGTTTGTTGAGAATCGTTAAAGGTTGTGATTATGGAGATTCCGCGAAACGCAACGCTTTGATCGCGATTAGGAATTTGCTGATTCGACAGTCGTATAACAACTGGCGTGTCCTCGTCGCTGGAGCCGTTTCCGTTCTGTTGGATCTTGTGAGATCCGGCGAGGTCGGTGATGGAGTCAAGGCGAATTCGATTGCGATTCTCGCGAAAATCGCGGAGTATCCCGATGGGATGATCTCTGTACTCCGTCGTGGAGGGTTGAAACTCACGGTGAAGATTCTCAGTTTGTCGACGAAGCAGCACTGTGTTGTTCTGCTTTTGAATTTGTGTGTTAACGGGGGAAGTGACGTTGTTGGGGCTCTGGCTAAGGATCCGTCGATCGTGGGGTCGCTTTACATGGTGTTAAGTAACGGCGACTGTGGAGGTGGGAGAAAGGCAAGTGCTCTTATCAAAATAATTCATGAGTTCCAG GAGAGGAAAATTGAACCGGGTTTAGAAAGAGGACGGTTCGTACCCGCCTGGTGA